TCGAGATCGGCGGCGATGACCACCGCGCCGCGCTCGGCCAGTTCCCTGGCGATCGCCGCGCCGATTCCCGAGCCGGCTCCGGTGACGATCGCGACCTTGTTCTGGAAGTCGTTCATTTCGCTCACTCCTTGATCGGCTCCGCGTAGCCGACGATTAATGCGAGAGCATGACAGGCATCGACAGCGATTTGAGGACGCCTTCGGTCGCTCCGCCCATCACGAAGTCGCGCACGCGCGAATGGCCGTAGCCGCCCATGACGAGCAGGCCGCAGCCGCGCTCCTTCGCGCCGTCCTGCAAGGTCCTGGCGACGGCCGCGCCCTTGCCGTGCAGCACCGCCGCCTCGGCCTCGATGCCGCCGCGGCGCAGGCTCTCGGCCAGCCGCGCGCCGTCCTCGACCACGAGCTTCTTCTCGTCGGCCACGGTCAGCACGCTGACTTTCTTCGCGCGGGCGAGGAAGGGGCGGGCGTCGGCCGCGGCGCGCGCCGCGACCCGGCTGCCGTCCCAGGCGATGGCGACATGGTCGAACGCGCCGGCGTCGACCGTCTCCGGCAGGAGCACCACCGGGCGACCGGAGCCGAACACCACCGATTCGGCCGTCGTGCGCGAGGTCGGGTTGTCGGTTTCGAGGCCGATGAGGACGATGTCGTGGTAGCGGGCTTGCAGCGCCGCGGTCGCCGACAGGAGCGGCTGGCTCTCGGCGATCGTCTCGGCGCTCACCGCGACGCCGGCCGCCTTGCCCGCTTCCTCGACCGCCGCGATCAGCCGCTCGCCGTGCTTGCGGCTCGTGGTCTCGGCCTGCCGGATCATGTCCGGCACGTCGATGAGGAAGCGCGACAGCGCGTTCGACACCTGCGGGATGGTGACGTTGACCGCGAGCACGCCGAGATCCGCGCCGAGCAGCGCCGCCACCGCCGTCGCGTTCGCCGCGACCGCGTCGCTGTTGGGGTCGGTGTAGGTGACGAGGGGAAGAAAGGCCTGAAGCTTCACGGGAGATTCTCCTTGGATGAAAGCAGCCGCCTCAGGGCTGGAGGCTGGCGATATAGTCGAGAATGGCTGCGATCTGTTCGGGCGTGGCTGTGAATTGCGGCATGTCCGGATGGCCGGTGGCGATGCCTTCGACGAAGGATTCCTCTAGCGCGTCGATCGGGTAGCGTTCCCAGAGCGTGCGGAAGGGCGGCGCGTCGGGATGGCGGCTCTCGTCGGCCGTGTCGATGCCGTGGCAGGCGGCGCAGTTGGCCTCCACCAGCGCCCTGCCATAGGCGATGTTGGCGTCCTCCTCCTGCGCCGCGGACTCCTGCGCAAGAGAGGGCAGGACGGCGACCATGAAGCTCGCGAACAGGAAAGGGCGCAAACCCGGCATCGCGCTCCCCGATGCGTCGTTCGGTCGGCTCACGCCGCCACCGTGGCGGCGGCGATGTCCTCGGCCACGGCGTCGGCCTGTTCCTTCATCGCCGTCGCCGCCTCGGACGCGATCTGCGGAACCAGCGTGGCAAGCCGCCCGGTTTCGCCGACCCAGTCCATCGCGGCGTTCTGCATATAGGTGGCGGTGATGTCGAACGCATCCTTGAACTCCTCGTCGGCGACGAGATCGTCGAGGAACTGCGCCGCCGCCTCGCTGCGGC
The window above is part of the Aquamicrobium sp. genome. Proteins encoded here:
- a CDS encoding universal stress protein translates to MKLQAFLPLVTYTDPNSDAVAANATAVAALLGADLGVLAVNVTIPQVSNALSRFLIDVPDMIRQAETTSRKHGERLIAAVEEAGKAAGVAVSAETIAESQPLLSATAALQARYHDIVLIGLETDNPTSRTTAESVVFGSGRPVVLLPETVDAGAFDHVAIAWDGSRVAARAAADARPFLARAKKVSVLTVADEKKLVVEDGARLAESLRRGGIEAEAAVLHGKGAAVARTLQDGAKERGCGLLVMGGYGHSRVRDFVMGGATEGVLKSLSMPVMLSH
- a CDS encoding cytochrome c — protein: MPGLRPFLFASFMVAVLPSLAQESAAQEEDANIAYGRALVEANCAACHGIDTADESRHPDAPPFRTLWERYPIDALEESFVEGIATGHPDMPQFTATPEQIAAILDYIASLQP
- a CDS encoding phasin family protein, translating into MQTLLRWQGESLSFLARRSEAAAQFLDDLVADEEFKDAFDITATYMQNAAMDWVGETGRLATLVPQIASEAATAMKEQADAVAEDIAAATVAA